In the genome of Pseudomonas sp. P5_109, one region contains:
- a CDS encoding chaperone NapD: protein MEKTLHIASLVVHARPALFEAVKANLRLLKGVELHQESPAGKLVVVLETEHESQILQRIDQINRLPGVLNAALVYHEILDVTGENTCL from the coding sequence ATGGAAAAGACGCTGCATATTGCCAGCCTGGTGGTACATGCCCGTCCTGCCTTGTTCGAGGCGGTGAAAGCCAATCTGCGTTTGCTCAAGGGCGTTGAGCTTCATCAGGAAAGTCCCGCCGGCAAACTGGTGGTTGTGCTGGAAACCGAACACGAAAGCCAGATCCTTCAGCGAATCGATCAGATCAACCGCTTGCCGGGTGTGCTCAACGCCGCCCTGGTTTATCACGAAATTCTCGATGTAACGGGAGAAAACACATGCCTATGA
- a CDS encoding periplasmic nitrate reductase, NapE protein, translated as MPSMDDSTRRVRKETRLFYFLIIVLFPLLSVAIVGGYGFFVWFLQMLLGPPGPPN; from the coding sequence ATGCCATCAATGGATGACTCTACCCGGCGAGTTCGCAAAGAAACTCGCCTGTTCTATTTCCTGATCATTGTTCTGTTTCCACTGTTATCGGTGGCGATAGTCGGTGGTTACGGTTTTTTTGTCTGGTTTCTGCAAATGCTCCTCGGTCCGCCAGGCCCCCCTAACTGA